From Paucibacter aquatile, the proteins below share one genomic window:
- a CDS encoding GGDEF domain-containing protein, translated as MLFDNPTLFNLLLVQALAAALILLLLTGWRPSPATRWAQGFAVAQALGWLLIEASASLPELARGLHSLAMLAFSASLSLLWWVLRLWLTPRPGRWLMLAAPVLLSLGYAIHFHDSVPFRLAWSQGWLGLQCLMLTLSLALPRPAAELHPALARAPLEAQPASQNLRWRALLLAAVLPIGLICLGRAGLASAGLIDAGSLAGLHGASAANSLLGLAVHWSLTAALLGLVLAWRGEVEAELARLAQSDPLTGLVDARAFASRSVDLISMARRHQEPLALVLLDLDHLKSINLCHGQEAGDRALALFGSCIQSQMRLGDLAGRIGPEEFAVLMARCDAQGPEALDGRLRTALAQRAPAELGFELDYSGGWAKLRHGDRDIEDLKRRAETALYEAKRGGRARLEAEPGVAD; from the coding sequence ATGCTGTTTGACAACCCCACGCTGTTCAATCTGCTTCTGGTGCAAGCCCTGGCTGCCGCGCTGATCCTGCTGCTGCTGACCGGCTGGCGGCCCAGCCCGGCCACCCGCTGGGCCCAGGGCTTTGCCGTGGCCCAGGCCCTGGGTTGGCTGCTGATCGAGGCCAGCGCCAGCCTGCCCGAGCTGGCGCGCGGCCTGCACAGCCTGGCCATGCTGGCCTTCAGCGCCAGCCTGAGCCTGCTCTGGTGGGTGCTGCGCCTGTGGCTCACGCCGCGGCCCGGGCGTTGGTTGATGCTGGCGGCGCCCGTGCTACTGAGCCTGGGTTATGCCATCCATTTTCACGACAGCGTGCCCTTCCGCCTGGCCTGGAGCCAGGGCTGGCTGGGCCTGCAGTGCCTGATGCTGACGCTGAGCCTGGCCCTGCCGAGGCCAGCGGCCGAGCTGCACCCGGCCCTGGCCCGCGCCCCGCTGGAGGCGCAGCCGGCCAGCCAGAACCTGCGCTGGCGCGCCCTGCTGCTGGCAGCGGTGTTGCCCATCGGCCTGATCTGCCTGGGCCGCGCCGGCCTGGCCAGCGCCGGCCTGATTGATGCCGGCAGCCTGGCCGGCCTGCACGGCGCCAGCGCCGCCAACAGCCTGCTCGGCCTGGCGGTGCACTGGAGCCTGACGGCCGCCCTGCTCGGCCTGGTGCTGGCCTGGCGCGGCGAGGTGGAAGCCGAACTCGCACGCCTGGCCCAGAGCGACCCGCTGACCGGGCTGGTCGATGCGCGGGCCTTTGCCAGCCGCTCGGTGGACCTGATCTCGATGGCGCGCCGCCACCAGGAGCCGCTGGCCCTGGTGCTGCTGGATCTGGACCACCTCAAGAGCATCAACCTCTGCCACGGCCAGGAGGCCGGCGACCGCGCCCTGGCCCTGTTCGGCAGCTGCATCCAATCGCAGATGCGCCTGGGCGACCTGGCCGGCCGCATCGGCCCCGAGGAGTTTGCGGTGCTGATGGCGCGTTGCGACGCCCAAGGCCCCGAGGCCCTGGACGGCCGCCTGCGCACCGCCCTGGCGCAGCGTGCACCAGCAGAGCTCGGCTTTGAGCTCGATTACAGCGGCGGCTGGGCCAAGCTGAGGCATGGCGACCGCGACATCGAAGACCTTAAACGCCGTGCCGAAACCGCGCTCTACGAGGCCAAACGCGGTGGCCGCGCCCGCCTGGAGGCCGAACCCGGGGTGGCCGACTGA
- a CDS encoding AMP nucleosidase, giving the protein MDSLFFAPQTFDQAAPALAYVQQIYQAGLQQLRRALQDFLAGKDIAPVRACYPLLRLRVGSSAREQRQVSRLAYGFVAGPGVFETTLTRPELFARYYLEQFELLLQNHGVELEVCSSKQPIPLHFALDEQASLDSHLAPERRRLLRSLFDFPELADMDDGIANGTQELPPGAPQPLALFTAPRVDYSLHRLRHYTGTSPEHFQNFVLFTNYQFYIDEFVKLGQALMRERPDPARPHELDDCIALVEPGNRVTRRVGLSAEDADALGQLPPRLPQMPAYHLIRRDRSGISLINIGVGPANAKTITDHVAVLRPHAWLMLGHCAGLRNSQQLGDYVLAHAYVREDHVLDEDLPLWVPIPPLAEVQVALETAVADITQLSGLELKRLLRTGTVASTDNRNWELLPKTRHGGPERRFSQSRAVALDMESATIAANGLRLRVPYGTLLCVSDKPLHGEIKLPGMADQFYRARVDQHLQIGLRAVELLRQGSAAQLHSRKLRSFAEVAFQ; this is encoded by the coding sequence ATGGACTCACTGTTCTTCGCGCCCCAGACCTTTGATCAGGCCGCCCCGGCCCTGGCCTATGTGCAGCAGATCTACCAGGCCGGCCTGCAGCAGCTGCGCCGCGCGCTGCAGGACTTTCTCGCCGGGAAAGACATCGCCCCGGTGCGCGCCTGCTACCCCTTGCTGCGCCTGCGCGTGGGCAGCAGTGCCCGCGAGCAGCGCCAGGTCTCGCGCCTGGCCTACGGCTTTGTGGCCGGCCCCGGCGTGTTTGAAACGACGCTGACCCGCCCCGAGCTGTTTGCGCGTTACTACCTGGAGCAGTTCGAGCTGCTGCTGCAGAACCACGGCGTGGAGCTGGAGGTCTGCAGCAGCAAACAGCCCATCCCCTTGCACTTCGCGCTCGACGAGCAGGCCAGCCTGGACAGCCATCTGGCGCCCGAGCGCCGCCGCCTGCTGCGCAGCCTGTTCGACTTCCCCGAGCTGGCCGATATGGACGACGGCATCGCCAACGGCACGCAAGAGCTGCCACCGGGCGCACCCCAGCCCCTGGCCCTGTTCACCGCGCCGCGGGTGGATTACTCCCTGCACCGCCTGCGCCACTACACCGGCACCAGCCCCGAGCACTTCCAGAACTTCGTGCTCTTCACCAACTACCAGTTCTACATCGACGAGTTCGTCAAACTGGGCCAGGCGCTGATGCGCGAGCGGCCTGACCCGGCCCGCCCGCATGAGCTGGACGACTGCATCGCCCTGGTCGAGCCAGGCAACCGCGTCACTCGCCGCGTGGGCCTCAGCGCCGAGGACGCCGACGCCCTGGGCCAGCTGCCACCGCGTCTGCCGCAGATGCCGGCCTACCACCTGATCCGGCGCGACCGCAGCGGCATCAGCCTGATCAATATTGGCGTCGGCCCGGCCAATGCCAAGACCATCACCGACCATGTGGCCGTGCTGCGCCCCCATGCCTGGCTGATGCTGGGCCACTGCGCCGGCCTGCGCAACAGCCAGCAACTGGGCGACTATGTGCTGGCCCATGCCTACGTGCGCGAGGACCATGTGCTGGATGAAGACCTGCCGCTGTGGGTGCCCATCCCGCCCCTGGCCGAGGTGCAGGTGGCGCTGGAAACCGCCGTGGCCGACATCACCCAGCTCAGCGGCCTGGAGCTCAAGCGCCTGCTGCGCACCGGCACGGTGGCCTCCACCGACAACCGCAACTGGGAGCTGCTGCCCAAGACCCGCCACGGCGGCCCCGAGCGCCGCTTCAGCCAGAGCCGGGCCGTGGCTCTGGACATGGAGAGCGCCACCATCGCCGCCAACGGCCTGCGCCTGCGCGTGCCCTACGGCACCCTGCTCTGCGTCAGCGACAAGCCCCTGCACGGCGAAATCAAGCTGCCCGGCATGGCCGACCAGTTCTACCGCGCCCGCGTCGACCAGCATCTGCAGATCGGCCTGCGTGCCGTCGAACTGCTGCGTCAGGGCTCGGCGGCGCAGCTGCACAGCCGCAAGCTGCGCAGCTTTGCCGAGGTGGCCTTCCAGTAG
- a CDS encoding LysR family transcriptional regulator: MRCLSLDQIRTLVAIADLGSFAAAAQALHLAPPTVSLHISELESRLDATLLLRRKGAPRADARAAGLSLTPAGQELVQRGRQLLRDAEDAEAQVRRHARGLVGRVRLGTATGVVVHLLPQVLEALAQQHPGIDVELSVLGSADTLARLDAGRLDIGLVTLPLPGGTGLRCTPWRRDPMVAFLPADWQAPAQLDPAWLADKPLIFNDSSTQMYRMTMAWFGQAGFNPSARIELNFTEAMKSLVAAGYGAALLPLESEQEAQRLIGHERMQLRPLNPPLSRELALVHADEALLPPGAAPVLEVLRAFAQA; encoded by the coding sequence ATGCGATGCCTGAGCCTGGACCAGATCCGTACCCTGGTGGCGATTGCCGACCTGGGTAGCTTTGCCGCCGCCGCCCAGGCCCTGCATCTGGCGCCGCCGACGGTGAGCCTGCACATCAGCGAGCTGGAGTCGCGCCTTGACGCCACCCTGCTGCTGCGACGCAAAGGCGCTCCACGCGCCGATGCGCGGGCCGCCGGCCTGAGCCTGACCCCGGCCGGCCAGGAACTGGTGCAGCGCGGCCGCCAGCTTTTGCGCGATGCCGAGGACGCCGAGGCCCAGGTGCGCCGCCATGCGCGCGGCCTGGTCGGCCGGGTGCGCCTGGGCACGGCCACCGGCGTGGTCGTGCATCTCTTGCCGCAGGTGCTGGAGGCGCTGGCGCAGCAGCATCCGGGTATCGATGTGGAGCTCAGCGTGCTGGGTTCGGCCGACACCTTGGCGCGGCTCGATGCCGGGCGCCTGGACATCGGCCTCGTGACCTTGCCCCTGCCCGGCGGCACCGGCCTGCGTTGCACGCCCTGGCGGCGCGATCCCATGGTGGCATTCCTGCCGGCCGACTGGCAGGCGCCGGCGCAGCTGGACCCGGCCTGGCTGGCCGACAAGCCTCTGATCTTCAACGACAGCAGCACCCAGATGTACCGCATGACCATGGCCTGGTTCGGCCAGGCTGGCTTCAACCCCAGCGCCCGCATCGAGCTCAATTTCACCGAGGCGATGAAGAGCCTGGTGGCGGCCGGCTACGGCGCGGCCCTGCTGCCGCTGGAGAGCGAGCAGGAGGCGCAGCGGCTGATCGGCCACGAGCGAATGCAGCTGCGCCCTCTGAACCCGCCGCTGAGCCGCGAGCTGGCCCTGGTCCATGCCGACGAGGCCCTGCTGCCGCCTGGCGCGGCACCGGTGCTGGAGGTGCTGCGGGCTTTTGCTCAGGCTTGA
- a CDS encoding DUF5009 domain-containing protein translates to MTSQPAAWPALRSGRILAIDIFRALTVLVMITVNTWGGVAGLPAWMRHMPANADAMSFVDAVFPAFLFIVGMSIPFALQQRQRLGDSTLQLQLHVLQRALGLVLIGVFMVNAEGGFHAASMPLPVAAWTLLIYLAAFLVWGSLRGGAPFGRAWRWAGLGLFAGLAWLYRGGSEGQSGMSPQWWGILGLIGWAYLIGCAVYLLARGRLAGVLLGLLLSVAYATLHWLPAVQASPGLALVFSQNGHFAHAVLVLSGCATALLFYGAQRDSQRARLWRWALIFAAVLALAAALLRPEFKVSKILATPSWALYCAAACVLIFAALAQWVDGWGRSLWPALLEPVAAHPLLAYLIPFVIGAAMSWGQLGWPSLLRSGAPGVLAGVAYALLVAGLVKWLAARGVRLRI, encoded by the coding sequence ATGACGTCTCAGCCTGCGGCCTGGCCGGCCTTGCGCAGCGGCCGCATCCTGGCCATCGACATCTTCCGGGCGCTGACCGTGCTGGTGATGATCACGGTCAACACCTGGGGCGGGGTGGCCGGACTGCCGGCCTGGATGCGCCACATGCCGGCGAATGCCGACGCCATGAGCTTTGTCGATGCAGTGTTCCCGGCCTTTCTCTTCATCGTCGGCATGTCCATTCCTTTCGCCCTGCAGCAGCGCCAGCGCCTGGGCGACAGCACCTTGCAGCTGCAACTGCATGTGCTGCAAAGAGCGCTGGGCCTGGTTCTGATCGGCGTCTTCATGGTCAATGCGGAGGGCGGCTTTCATGCGGCGTCCATGCCGCTGCCTGTCGCGGCCTGGACGCTTCTGATCTACCTGGCGGCCTTTCTGGTGTGGGGCTCGCTGCGTGGAGGGGCGCCATTCGGGCGCGCCTGGCGCTGGGCCGGCCTGGGCCTGTTCGCGGGGCTGGCCTGGCTGTACCGTGGTGGTTCCGAAGGGCAGAGCGGCATGAGCCCGCAGTGGTGGGGCATTCTGGGTCTGATCGGCTGGGCCTACCTGATCGGCTGTGCGGTCTACCTGCTCGCGCGCGGGCGCCTGGCTGGCGTCTTGCTCGGTCTGCTGCTCAGCGTGGCTTACGCCACCCTGCACTGGCTGCCTGCGGTTCAGGCCTCACCGGGCCTGGCCCTCGTGTTCAGCCAGAACGGCCACTTCGCGCATGCAGTGCTGGTGCTCAGCGGCTGTGCCACGGCCTTGCTGTTCTACGGTGCGCAGCGTGATTCACAACGCGCCCGCCTCTGGCGCTGGGCCTTGATCTTTGCGGCCGTGCTGGCGCTGGCGGCGGCCTTGCTGCGGCCGGAGTTCAAGGTGTCCAAGATCCTGGCCACGCCGAGCTGGGCCTTGTACTGTGCGGCGGCCTGCGTGCTGATCTTTGCCGCGCTGGCGCAGTGGGTCGATGGCTGGGGGCGTTCGCTCTGGCCGGCGCTGCTGGAGCCGGTGGCGGCCCATCCCTTGCTGGCCTATCTGATTCCTTTTGTCATCGGCGCGGCCATGAGCTGGGGCCAGCTGGGCTGGCCCAGCCTGCTGCGCAGCGGGGCGCCGGGGGTGCTGGCGGGCGTGGCCTATGCCTTGCTGGTGGCCGGCCTGGTCAAGTGGCTGGCGGCGCGCGGCGTGCGCCTGCGCATCTGA